Proteins encoded within one genomic window of Polycladomyces zharkentensis:
- a CDS encoding DUF4352 domain-containing protein — protein sequence MKSKLLLITLIGIFTLTGCTISFGQPPSQSNTQNAANNQNAPADNNQNAQNAANNQNPQNNQNTANQSQGQSDIGQTKTVGDLTITVNSVRESLGNDTSQPKNGKFIIIDATVTNNGDETQAIYSDDATLTDSNGLKAEAQYSPYGVTEVNYTTTTIPARTKVTRGVLVFDTSESAPYTLTIEQKGSFATWKIQP from the coding sequence ATGAAAAGTAAATTACTGCTCATTACACTTATTGGTATTTTTACTCTTACCGGTTGCACCATCAGTTTCGGTCAACCACCAAGTCAGTCAAATACTCAAAATGCGGCCAACAATCAGAATGCACCGGCCGACAATAATCAAAATGCTCAAAATGCGGCTAACAACCAAAACCCTCAAAACAACCAAAACACAGCGAACCAATCTCAAGGTCAAAGTGATATCGGACAAACGAAAACGGTAGGGGATTTAACGATTACTGTGAATTCGGTTCGCGAGTCATTGGGTAATGATACAAGTCAGCCGAAAAATGGCAAATTCATTATTATTGATGCCACAGTCACTAACAACGGAGACGAAACGCAAGCAATTTATAGTGACGATGCAACGTTGACCGATTCCAACGGTTTAAAAGCGGAGGCGCAATATAGCCCGTACGGGGTCACTGAAGTGAACTATACTACAACCACTATCCCTGCTCGTACCAAAGTGACACGCGGTGTGTTGGTGTTTGACACATCCGAATCTGCACCATATACCTTGACAATCGAACAAAAAGGAAGTTTCGCTACTTGGAAAATTCAACCGTGA
- the acpS gene encoding holo-ACP synthase yields the protein MIIGIGTDIVQLDRLRQKDRERLAQRVLTPGERQRWPEGDVRQIEYLAGRFAAKEALAKAAGTGIGKTIGFQDIEILSCDNGCPELRLSEHSRRKLEWTDDVRIHLTIAHERDYAVATVVVERVPNEG from the coding sequence GTGATTATCGGAATCGGAACGGATATCGTACAACTGGACCGTTTGCGGCAAAAAGACAGGGAACGCCTGGCGCAACGCGTGCTGACTCCGGGGGAACGACAGCGGTGGCCGGAGGGGGATGTGCGCCAAATCGAATATTTGGCAGGGAGATTTGCGGCCAAAGAGGCATTGGCCAAAGCCGCCGGGACCGGAATCGGCAAAACGATCGGTTTTCAGGATATCGAGATCCTGAGCTGCGACAACGGTTGTCCCGAATTGCGGCTTTCGGAGCACAGCAGACGGAAACTGGAATGGACGGATGACGTACGGATTCACCTCACCATTGCACATGAACGGGATTACGCTGTTGCCACGGTGGTGGTGGAACGGGTACCGAACGAAGGGTAA
- a CDS encoding ABC transporter permease, protein MKAYWRLTQAQLLLFLRNKNIVIWSLLVPILMMAVLGTLIKGGNTFRLDVAVVDEDRSSASREFVQSLKAVRGVSVEMEEDLNQGIHQVKRGDRQLAILIRKGFGRHLAQRGEKAPFKEIVLYLDKSNPTTAQIGTTIVSQMVDQLNKRLVGFRPVITTETVNIQSRTLGYIDFLVPGLLALMIMNNNMNGVAGTIASWRERGILRRMQATPLTSATFIAGQITARIVLNGLQALIVLLVAYLVFGVHVYGSWWLLLVLILLGTLTFMSIGFIIASLAKTPETAGPMAGLLSFPMIFVGGVFFPLRDLPDWLRPVVDAIPIGHLTHALRSVMNEGAGLSSLWTPVAVLTAWMVGSFVVAAWMFRWDAE, encoded by the coding sequence GTGAAGGCATACTGGCGATTGACCCAGGCACAGTTGTTGTTGTTTTTGCGGAACAAAAACATCGTGATCTGGTCGCTGTTGGTTCCGATATTGATGATGGCGGTTTTGGGCACATTGATCAAAGGGGGAAATACATTCCGGCTGGATGTGGCGGTCGTCGATGAGGATCGTTCTTCCGCTTCCCGCGAATTTGTGCAATCATTGAAGGCGGTTCGCGGTGTATCAGTCGAAATGGAAGAGGATCTGAATCAGGGGATCCATCAGGTAAAACGAGGCGATCGTCAGCTGGCGATTTTGATCAGGAAAGGATTTGGCCGTCATCTCGCCCAACGGGGGGAGAAAGCGCCGTTCAAGGAAATTGTTTTATATCTGGACAAAAGCAATCCGACGACCGCTCAGATCGGGACGACCATAGTGAGTCAAATGGTGGATCAGTTGAACAAGCGGTTGGTCGGGTTTCGACCTGTGATCACGACCGAAACGGTGAACATCCAAAGCCGGACATTGGGATATATCGACTTTCTGGTGCCCGGCTTGCTGGCACTGATGATCATGAACAACAATATGAATGGTGTGGCGGGCACGATCGCATCATGGCGGGAACGGGGCATCCTGCGTCGAATGCAGGCAACGCCGTTGACCAGCGCCACATTTATCGCCGGCCAGATCACGGCTCGCATCGTACTCAACGGTCTGCAGGCGTTGATCGTGCTGTTGGTGGCCTATTTGGTGTTCGGGGTCCATGTTTACGGTTCATGGTGGTTGCTGTTGGTCCTGATCCTGTTGGGGACACTGACATTCATGTCCATCGGCTTCATCATCGCTTCCTTGGCCAAAACGCCGGAGACAGCGGGGCCGATGGCAGGCTTGCTTTCGTTTCCCATGATTTTTGTCGGTGGCGTCTTTTTCCCGTTACGGGATTTGCCCGACTGGTTGCGCCCGGTTGTCGATGCGATCCCGATCGGTCATTTGACGCATGCCCTGCGTTCGGTCATGAATGAAGGTGCCGGGCTGTCGTCGTTGTGGACACCTGTAGCGGTGTTGACGGCATGGATGGTTGGATCGTTTGTCGTGGCTGCCTGGATGTTTCGTTGGGATGCAGAGTGA
- a CDS encoding NAD(P)H-hydrate dehydratase, translating into MYLVTAQEMRDLDRYTIEHIGIPGVVLMERAGLAVAQAITEHFAQPGQAVVLSGHGNNGGDGFVVARHLAMAGWRTTVWLVGSEDRMTTDTRTFYEVCRQLGLDVKTFGPERRDELRRWLETADVVVDALLGTGIRGAVRPATEMVIRLVNDHARGRVVAVDVPSGVETDTGRVASVAIKADQTVTFAYAKWCHYLRPGAEYCGEVVVTDIGIPPSVAACRRPAARVNHPQWWREYLKPRSRWAHKGTHGHLLVVGGSRGMLGAVAMAGTAALRAGAGLVTIAVPEGQHDPLAAKVTEALVWAWPGDGQGRFAPGSAGRIGERLNRLTAVAVGPGLGRFTGEREWLSELLRQTDLPMVLDADALNVLADHSDILAHRKGERILTPHPGEMARLTGTDTARVEEERYRVAKEWAQRHGVTVVLKGTYTIIAFPDGTQMVNPTGSPSMAKAGSGDLLTGIIGALLAQKIPPSAAVPMGVYVHGLAGELAVTSVEHSVIASDILMQVGPAFHRLLSDRVRT; encoded by the coding sequence GTGTACTTGGTAACTGCACAGGAGATGCGCGATCTGGACAGATACACCATTGAACACATCGGCATACCCGGTGTAGTGTTGATGGAACGCGCGGGACTTGCCGTCGCGCAAGCGATCACGGAACATTTCGCCCAACCGGGTCAAGCGGTGGTACTCTCAGGCCATGGCAACAACGGTGGAGACGGGTTTGTCGTCGCCAGACATCTGGCTATGGCCGGATGGCGGACGACAGTGTGGCTGGTCGGTTCCGAGGACAGAATGACAACGGACACCCGAACGTTTTATGAAGTTTGCCGTCAGCTGGGACTGGACGTGAAAACGTTCGGACCGGAGCGGAGGGACGAACTGCGGCGATGGTTGGAGACGGCCGACGTTGTCGTCGACGCCCTTCTGGGAACGGGCATTCGGGGGGCGGTGCGTCCGGCAACAGAGATGGTGATCCGGCTGGTAAACGATCACGCGCGGGGACGTGTGGTGGCTGTCGATGTGCCCAGCGGGGTGGAGACGGATACCGGACGGGTCGCATCAGTGGCGATCAAAGCGGATCAAACGGTGACCTTCGCCTATGCCAAATGGTGTCATTACTTGCGGCCGGGAGCCGAATACTGCGGAGAGGTGGTCGTGACCGATATCGGGATTCCACCATCGGTTGCTGCTTGCCGGCGACCCGCCGCACGTGTCAACCATCCCCAGTGGTGGCGGGAATATCTGAAACCCCGGTCACGATGGGCGCACAAAGGGACGCACGGCCATCTGCTGGTCGTCGGTGGTTCCCGCGGAATGCTGGGAGCTGTCGCCATGGCCGGTACCGCCGCACTGCGCGCCGGTGCCGGATTGGTCACGATCGCCGTACCCGAAGGGCAACACGATCCCCTGGCGGCAAAAGTGACGGAAGCCCTTGTATGGGCATGGCCCGGTGACGGTCAGGGTCGTTTTGCACCCGGCAGTGCAGGACGCATCGGTGAACGTTTGAATCGCCTGACGGCGGTCGCCGTCGGCCCCGGTTTGGGACGTTTTACCGGAGAGCGGGAGTGGCTGTCCGAACTGCTCCGGCAAACGGACCTACCCATGGTGTTGGATGCGGACGCGCTCAACGTGCTTGCTGATCATTCCGATATCCTCGCTCACCGTAAAGGGGAGCGCATTCTGACACCACATCCGGGTGAAATGGCCCGATTGACAGGCACCGACACAGCCCGTGTGGAGGAAGAACGTTACCGGGTGGCCAAGGAATGGGCTCAACGACATGGAGTCACCGTTGTCCTCAAAGGAACATATACGATCATCGCATTTCCCGACGGCACCCAAATGGTGAATCCCACCGGCAGTCCCTCCATGGCCAAGGCCGGGTCCGGTGACCTGTTGACCGGCATCATCGGCGCGTTGTTGGCCCAGAAAATCCCACCGTCAGCCGCTGTTCCCATGGGTGTCTATGTTCACGGGCTGGCCGGGGAGTTGGCGGTCACATCCGTCGAACACAGCGTGATTGCTTCCGACATTCTTATGCAAGTGGGGCCTGCGTTTCATCGACTATTGTCCGATCGCGTCCGTACCTGA
- a CDS encoding ABC transporter ATP-binding protein, translating into MGNQSSQYEKGGADRSMVEVRGLVKRYDGVAVVDGVTFNVKQGEIFGLLGPNGAGKTTTMEMIEGLRVPDEGEIRIAGLDAVRERDRVKHLIGLQLQSTALFGHMTVREMILLYSSFYPQARPVEELLTAFDLQEKRNTWVKHLSGGQKQRLAIALAVVHDPQVLFLDEPTTGLDPGARRALWDIILRLRDEGRTVFLSTHYMEEAEQLCDRVAIMHQGKIIALDTPAGLIRRLDVDSVVEFVWESELDPSPLAALGGVKEVRRSEDRSVMLLTERLPETLRDLITWSETGGVPLSGLRTRTATLEDVFLHYTGKRLT; encoded by the coding sequence ATGGGTAATCAGTCATCCCAATACGAGAAAGGCGGCGCGGATCGGTCAATGGTGGAAGTGCGTGGATTGGTGAAACGGTATGACGGTGTGGCGGTAGTGGACGGCGTGACCTTCAACGTGAAGCAAGGGGAAATCTTCGGTTTGCTGGGGCCGAACGGTGCGGGAAAAACCACAACCATGGAGATGATCGAAGGATTGCGCGTACCGGACGAAGGGGAGATCCGAATCGCCGGATTGGACGCGGTTCGGGAGCGGGATCGGGTGAAGCATTTGATCGGACTGCAGTTACAGTCGACCGCGTTGTTCGGGCACATGACCGTGCGGGAGATGATCCTGCTCTACAGCAGCTTTTATCCGCAGGCGCGTCCGGTGGAAGAATTGCTGACGGCTTTTGATTTGCAAGAGAAACGGAATACCTGGGTCAAACATCTTTCAGGGGGACAAAAGCAGCGGTTGGCCATCGCGCTGGCCGTGGTACATGATCCGCAGGTTCTGTTTTTGGATGAGCCGACGACCGGGCTGGACCCGGGAGCGCGACGCGCATTGTGGGACATTATTCTCCGGCTGCGTGATGAAGGGCGGACGGTGTTTTTGTCCACTCATTACATGGAAGAAGCGGAACAGTTATGTGACCGTGTGGCGATCATGCATCAGGGGAAAATCATCGCCTTGGATACGCCTGCGGGATTGATCCGTCGACTGGATGTGGACAGCGTGGTGGAATTCGTGTGGGAATCGGAGTTGGACCCCTCACCGCTCGCTGCTTTGGGTGGAGTGAAGGAGGTGCGCCGCTCCGAGGATCGCAGTGTGATGCTGTTGACGGAGCGTCTGCCGGAGACGTTGCGAGATTTGATCACATGGTCCGAAACCGGCGGTGTCCCGCTATCCGGGTTGAGAACGCGGACGGCTACACTGGAAGACGTGTTTCTTCACTATACGGGAAAGAGGTTGACATAA